Proteins co-encoded in one Brassica oleracea var. oleracea cultivar TO1000 chromosome C4, BOL, whole genome shotgun sequence genomic window:
- the LOC106339454 gene encoding uncharacterized protein LOC106339454, producing MQRLSIDSSASKLHSYGGRKDDIHDHDDLKHKESLSSPPLSSSSSTANYDDDEPKDFKPRRLSLQSSTHQNGEKLVHFIPVLTLICFIILYLSSHAPSQSDLAQFNGFMRRSKHLDSDEDGEISKLMISSDALAIRSSIRNLKETESSASESLPRRRTSHRKIADF from the exons ATGCAGAGGCTTTCAATAGACTCATCAGCTTCGAAGCTTCATAGCTACGGAGGACGGAAGGATGACATCCATGATCACGATGACTTAAAGCACAAGGAGTCACTCTCCTCTCCTCCTCTTTCTTCCTCATCGTCCACTGCAAATTACGATGATGACGAGCCCAAGGACTTTAAGCCCCGACGGTTATCGCTGCAATCGTCGACGCATCAGAACGGAGAGAAGCTTGTTCATTTCATCCCCGTCCTCACTCTTATTTGTTTCATCATCCTCTACCTCTCTTCTCACGCTCCGTCGCAATCAG ATTTAGCTCAGTTTAACGGATTCATGCGTCGTTCAAAGCATCTAG ATTCCGACGAAGATGGCGAAATCTCCAAGTTAATGATCAGTTCCGACGCTCTGGCTATCCGTAGTAGCATAAGGAACTTAAAAGAGACGGAAAGCTCCGCGTCGGAATCACTCCCCCGTCGCCGAACTTCTCACCGGAAAATAGCTGACTTCTAG
- the LOC106342579 gene encoding plastid lipid-associated protein 3, chloroplastic: MATLFTTTTSRPFSANPSKTFSPSLSLKPNALSFSLTHHRPPRPLRFSKIRSSLPSESDSEPEGGYSITDEWGEQPAEPESQPDNAASAVSDEWGEKSEPVPEESVTRFAESDPPTNEDEWEEREGGGDEGVDKTLELKRCLADTVYGTELGFRAGSEVRAEVLEIVNQLEALNPTQAPVENPELLDGNWVLLYTAFSELLPLLAAGSTPLLKVKSISQSIDTKNLSIDNSTTLSSPFADFSFSATASFEVRTPSRIEVSFKEGTLKPPEIKSSVDLPESVGVFGQEVNLSFLKQSLNPLQDVAANISRAISGQPPLKLPFPGNRGSSWLLTTYLDKDLRISRGDGGLFVLAREGSSLLEL; the protein is encoded by the exons ATGGCTACGCTCTTCACCACAACCACCTCTCGTCCTTTCTCCGCAAATCCTAGCAAGACCTTCTCTCCTTCTCTCTCCCTAAAGCCTAATGCTCTCTCTTTCTCACTAACCCACCACCGTCCTCCCAGGCCTCTCCGGTTTTCCAAAATCCGATCTTCTCTGCCCTCCGAATCAGACTCCGAACCGGAAGGTGGGTATTCAATCACAGACGAATGGGGCGAGCAACCGGCTGAACCGGAATCTCAGCCGGATAACGCTGCGTCCGCTGTTTCAGACGAATGGGGGGAGAAATCCGAACCCGTACCCGAGGAGTCCGTGACCCGGTTCGCGGAATCGGATCCTCCGACGAACGAGGACGAGTGGGAGGAAAGAGAAGGTGGTGGTGATGAAGGAGTCGACAAGACTTTGGAGCTGAAGAGGTGTTTGGCTGATACGGTCTACGGAACTGAACTAGGGTTCCGAGCTGGATCTGAAGTCCGCGCGGAGGTTTTGGAGATCGTGAATCAGTTGGAAGCTCTCAATCCCACTCAGGCTCCGGTTGAGAATCCGGAGCTCCTGGATGGCAACTGGGTTTTGCT GTACACTGCCTTCTCTGAGTTGCTTCCTCTACTAGCTGCGGGTTCGACACCTTTGCTGAAAGTGAAGAGTATAAGTCAGTCTATAGACACAAAGAATCTCTCTATAGACAACTCCACTACTCTCTCCAGCCCCTTTGCAGACTTCTCCTTCAGTGCTACTGCTTCTTTTGAAGTTCGAACCCCTTCAAGAATTGAG GTTTCTTTCAAAGAAGGTACGCTGAAACCACCAGAGATCAAGTCAAGTGTGGATCTGCCGGAGAGCGTGGGTGTGTTCGGGCAGGAGGTTAACCTCTCGTTCCTGAAGCAATCTTTGAACCCTTTGCAAGATGTGGCAGCTAACATTTCACGGGCAATCTCTGGTCAGCCACCTCTCAAACTTCCGTTTCCAGGGAACCGTGGCAGCTCTTGGCTATTGACCACTTATCTCGACAAGGATCTCAGGATTTCGAGAGGAGACGGTGGGCTTTTCGTGCTTGCTAGAGAAGGAAGCTCTCTGCTTGAGCTCTGA
- the LOC106342580 gene encoding uncharacterized protein LOC106342580, whose product MVLWELALGTAYFLGLRRSYRLALKTQRRIVSPNHPRIRQFLHRRTHQIFDVALRVHKSIQQRDMEIGRNLGNWILRGLDRMKPSAQVLRPKQIEPTSTGKAAKRLLDSTRLKPHANAKTPQSNEVGRNLFLSLRNLRPKFSPTISMMMKIKPPRPVGSSTQYRPFSESSFVKPINAGRGSDGFIRKDILQWMRQR is encoded by the exons ATGGTGTTGTGGGAGTTAGCTCTGGGAACAGCCTACTTCTTGGGACTCAGGCGGTCTTACCGGCTCGCATTGAAGACCCAGCGTCGTATTGTTAGCCCTAATCATCCAAGGATTCGACAATTTCTCCACAG GAGGACTCATCAAATATTTGATGTGGCACTTAGGGTCCACAAGAGCATACAACAGAGAGACATGGAGATTGGTCGGAACCTTGGAAACTGGATTCTTAGAGGGCTCGACCGTATGAAGCCATCAGCTCAGGTTCTACGGCCAAAACAAATAGAGCCAACAAGCACAGGCAAGGCTGCGAAGAGGCTATTAGATTCAACACGTCTCAAACCGCATGCCAACGCGAAGACACCTCAGAGTAATGAAGTCGGTAGGAACTTGTTCTTGTCCTTGAGGAATCTCCGGCCCAAGTTTTCGCCGACTATCTCGATGATGATGAAGATCAAGCCGCCGAGACCCGTTGGAAGTTCCACTCAGTACAGGCCGTTCAGTGAATCCAGTTTTGTTAAACCCATCAACGCTGGACGCGGGTCTGATGGTTTTATCAGGAAGGACATTTTGCAATGGATGAGGCAGAGATGA